A genome region from Urocitellus parryii isolate mUroPar1 chromosome X, mUroPar1.hap1, whole genome shotgun sequence includes the following:
- the Amelx gene encoding amelogenin, X isoform: MGTWILFACLLGAAFAMPLPPHPGHPGYINFSYEKSHSKAINTDRTALVITPFKWYQNMIRQPYPSYGYEPMGGWLHHQIIPVLSQQHTPSHTLQPHHHIPVVPAQQPVAPQQPMMPVPGHHSMTPNQHHQPNLPPPAQQPFQQPFQPQSIQPQSHQPMQPMQPMQPMQPMQPVQPQPPLHSLHPLPPQPHLPPMFPMQLPPLLPDLPLEAWPATDKTKREEVVSIH; the protein is encoded by the exons CTACCACCTCATCCTGGGCACCCTGGTTATATCAACTTCAGCTATGAG aAATCACATTCTAAGGCTATCAATACTGACAGGACTGCATTA GTGATTACCCCTTTCAAGTGGTACCAGAACATGATAAGGCAGCCG TATCCTTCCTATGGTTACGAACCCATGGGTGGATGGCTGCACCACCAAATCATCCCTGTGCTGTCTCAACAGCATACCCCGAGTCACACCCTTCAGCCTCATCACCACATCCCAGTGGTGCCAGCTCAACAGCCCGTGGCCCCCCAGCAGCCAATGATGCCCGTTCCTGGCCACCACTCCATGACTCCAAACCAACACCACCAGCCAAACCTCCCTCCACCTGCCCAGCAGCCCTTCCAGCAGCCCTTCCAGCCCCAGTCCATTCAGCCACAGTCTCACCAGCCCATGCAGCCCATGCAGCCCATGCAGCCCATGCAGCCCATGCAGCCCGTCCAGCCCCAACCACCTCTGCACTCCCTGCATCCCCTGCCACCACAGCCACATCTGCCTCCGATGTTCCCCATGCAGCTGCCCCCCCTTCTTCCTGATTTGCCTCTGGAAGCTTGGCCAGCAACAGACAAGACCAAGCGGGAAGAAGTGGTGAGTATACACTGA